The genome window CCGCATATAACTTCGCTAAGCGACTCAAAACCCTGCATGGCCTCACGCCCCACGAGTTCATCTGCAAGAAGTGGCTTGAAGACCCTAGCCAGTTCCATTCAGATCCGAACCAGCACATGCTGGGACTGTACACCTAACCTCTCCCGGAGTACCGGGAGAGGGACCGGACGGATTCGCGCCTCACTCGACCGACACCCACCCTGAGCGACGCCAGCCCACCCTGCTACCAACTCATAAATAATTCTCCTCTTGGCGCTCTTGGCGTGCTTGGCGATCTTGGCGCGAGTCCCCGCATCTCGATAACCCACGTTCCCGCATCCATCACCCTGCCGGGCACCTTATTTGCACCGCATTACCTGAGCCCGATTCTCGCTGGTAAACGGTATCGGCGGTGGCGTTCTGTCGGGGTGGGATGTCAAACGGAGGTGAATGATGCCAGTAGACGCACCTGCACTCGTGGCCGCGTTCGATCATCCCAGCCAGGCGCATGCCGCGATCGTGGAACTGGAACGGGCCGGCTTTTCCCATGACGACGTCGGATACATGACGCAGGACGCCAAGCCAATGGTCGGCGGCACCATCGTCGACGCACCCGCGGCCGATGCGCGCGGGGCACTTAGCGGCGCCATCACCGGGGGCATGGTCGGTGGCGTGCTGGCGGCGGCGGTCTCCATCCTCGTGCCCGGCGTCGGGCCCGTATTGGCCGGCGGTGTGCTGGCGGCGTTCTTCGGGGGCACGCTGGCCGGCACCGCGGTCGGGGGCATTCTTGGCGCGCTGCAGGGACTGGGTTTGTCCGAGGAACACGCCGCCGTTTACGAACGGCACTTCCAGCAGGGCCGGGCCGTAATCGTCGTGAAGCCGGGCGATCGCACCGGAGACGCCGAGCAGGTGTTGCGCCGCCATGGCGCCCTCGACCTGCACACCGAACCGGGCGCGGTGGTGCCGCATACCGATGCGTCTGGAATCGACTCGCCTCGCGCTTAAGGCTGGCGGACAAAGCCCCCGTCGCCTCGCGTGCACTTGTCATCACTTGTCATCCCGATGGGAGCCTTGGCGACCTGAGGCATCTTCCACGGCCCGCACCGTCAGCCAGTCGAGATCCCTCAGGTCGCCTTAGGCTCCCTTCGGGATGACAACCGCGCGTGCGGGTACTCACTTTGATCCGTCGAAGGGTGCCGACCGCGTTCCCCGAAAACTTTTGGGGTTGGCAATTCTGTTGCAAAGCACGACGCTAAGCCGTGGTTGAACTCGTTTGGCTACCGCGTCGCGGTACGGCAGACGTTGGTCCGAAATTTGCCACAGGAGACAGACTATGACCATGCACAACAAATCAGTCGGCACGGGCCTTTCCATGCTCGGTGGTATCGCGGCCGGGGCGGCGTTGATGTACCTGCTGGACCCCGAGGAGGGTCAGGCCCGCCGCGAGAACCTCTCGAAGTCCGCCAATGATGCGCTGTCGAAGGCCGGCACGTCGCTGGGCGCGCTCGGCACGGTCGCGGCGTCGTCGCTGCACTCGGCGACCGAGGGAACCGGGTCGGCCTGGTCGACGCTGGCCGACAAGGCCCGTGAACTGGCGCAGTCGATCGGTGAACACGCCAGCACCGCCACGTCGACCGCGGCCGCCGCCGCCACTGCCGCCGGCGCGACCGGTTACGCCGCCGCCCGCGACACGGCGTCCGACTGGGCCAACCGCGCCTCGACCAGCGCCCGCAACGCCTACGACTCGGCCAGCCATTCCGCACGCAACGCGTACGATTCGGCCCATCATTCCGCCCGCGACGCCTACGACAGCGCCGCCGGCACGGCCAGCGAATATTACGACGACGCCCGGGCCCGGGCGGGCTACGAAGAGGAATCGTCCTACGCCGCCCCCGTCGCCATCGGCGCCGGCACCGCCGCCCTGCTGGGCGCCGCGGCCGTCTACTTCCTGGATAAGGAAAAGGGCGCCGACCGCCGCCAGCAGGCCGTCGATTTGCTGAACAGCGTCGTCGTCAACACGCGCTC of Tepidisphaeraceae bacterium contains these proteins:
- a CDS encoding IS481 family transposase, coding for AYNFAKRLKTLHGLTPHEFICKKWLEDPSQFHSDPNQHMLGLYT